One part of the Candidatus Alcyoniella australis genome encodes these proteins:
- a CDS encoding acetyl-CoA hydrolase/transferase C-terminal domain-containing protein: MASKKYPKWFKDCFVSNSEALDATIKSGVYISSGFATSEPHTFYDALWEHIQSHDLHDINIRQALFMAPFNLLVGDALQAKGLLNGLANRVSGVSLLNNIASRANQITQKLEGLHKLIEHFKELQQRKIVFVSAFMGPASNMVIPDNPITRLRYPEFVGRNKSRMGIVDHQSCHFPDAPDGMAYDQQGKMMIDVFALVMTPPNAKGDMSHGLANGANGPTIEIALQPSSKIKLVLYINKKYPFTIGFNDAPNTVNISRFKDAAKQGRLFLIEDDGKLPALPAHSFENPAPVELQIANNLVNHMEMHKDLTQGRAIQVGFGGTGVLAIRGLADSSWTGRMYTEMLEPFTMDLWEQGKIAGSHKIEIDGRRTMLDHKMVCTFTVCEEDSDFYDKLNNNPDVLVAPSSRVVIPEAFYYGLGINNILGIDFHAQVNSGGRDKNHYSGIGGAAQIMRGLARGGVAYLCLKSTHKTPEGKVRSSVFPFMPEGTPISMIGSDILGTRENAQVFLVTEHGVTKINAMSQANFIRNAISVAHPDYRDWLAHSAWEEFRAKI; the protein is encoded by the coding sequence ATTTTATGATGCGCTGTGGGAGCACATCCAGTCCCACGACCTGCACGATATCAACATCCGACAGGCGTTGTTCATGGCGCCGTTCAATCTGCTGGTGGGCGATGCGCTGCAGGCCAAGGGCCTGCTCAACGGCCTGGCCAATCGCGTATCCGGCGTCTCGCTGCTGAACAACATCGCCAGTCGCGCCAACCAAATCACGCAGAAGCTCGAGGGGCTGCACAAACTGATCGAGCATTTCAAGGAGCTTCAGCAACGCAAGATCGTCTTTGTCTCGGCGTTCATGGGTCCGGCGTCGAACATGGTGATCCCCGACAATCCGATCACCAGGCTGCGCTACCCCGAGTTCGTGGGCCGCAATAAGTCGCGGATGGGCATCGTCGACCACCAGTCGTGCCACTTTCCCGACGCGCCCGACGGCATGGCCTACGATCAACAGGGCAAGATGATGATCGACGTGTTCGCCCTGGTAATGACCCCGCCCAACGCCAAAGGCGATATGAGCCACGGACTGGCCAACGGCGCCAACGGTCCGACCATCGAAATAGCGCTGCAACCGAGCTCCAAAATCAAGCTCGTGCTCTACATCAACAAGAAATATCCGTTCACCATCGGCTTTAACGACGCGCCGAACACCGTCAACATCAGCCGCTTTAAAGACGCGGCCAAGCAGGGCCGACTGTTTCTCATCGAGGATGACGGCAAACTGCCCGCCCTGCCCGCCCACAGTTTTGAAAACCCGGCCCCGGTCGAACTGCAGATCGCCAATAACCTGGTCAACCACATGGAGATGCACAAGGATTTGACCCAAGGACGGGCGATCCAGGTCGGATTCGGCGGCACCGGCGTACTGGCGATCAGGGGACTGGCCGACTCGAGCTGGACCGGACGGATGTACACCGAAATGCTCGAGCCGTTCACCATGGACCTCTGGGAACAGGGCAAGATCGCCGGTTCCCACAAGATCGAGATCGACGGCAGACGCACAATGCTCGACCACAAGATGGTCTGCACCTTCACGGTCTGCGAGGAAGATTCGGACTTTTACGACAAGCTCAACAACAATCCCGACGTGCTGGTCGCCCCCTCATCGCGCGTGGTGATTCCCGAGGCGTTCTACTACGGACTGGGGATCAACAATATTCTGGGCATCGACTTCCACGCCCAAGTCAACTCCGGCGGTCGCGACAAGAACCACTACTCGGGAATCGGCGGCGCAGCCCAGATCATGCGCGGACTGGCCCGCGGCGGCGTGGCCTACCTCTGCCTCAAATCAACCCACAAGACGCCCGAGGGCAAAGTGCGCTCGTCGGTCTTCCCGTTTATGCCCGAGGGCACGCCGATCAGCATGATCGGGTCGGACATCCTGGGCACGCGCGAGAACGCCCAGGTCTTCCTGGTCACCGAGCACGGCGTGACCAAGATCAACGCCATGAGTCAAGCCAACTTTATCCGCAACGCGATCTCCGTGGCCCACCCGGACTACCGCGATTGGCTGGCCCACAGCGCCTGGGAGGAATTCCGCGCCAAGATCTGA
- a CDS encoding formylglycine-generating enzyme family protein, which translates to MKRALVYLILAAVAALGFQQATLAQSSQAKTMTNSIGMKFVLVPSGSFTMGCNKNFENCFGNDPQHRVTISKPFYLGTYEVTQEQWVAVMGSNPSEFKGRDRPVEKVSWNDAKEFIRRLNAKEGTSAYRLPTEAEWEYAARAGSTGKYCFGDDEGALSQYAWYDKSYDSCKSSGCTNPVGKLRPNSWGLYDMHGNVWEWVSDWYGERYYSSSPSSDPRGPSSGTYRVVRGGCWGDGFGRYLRASYRYYGAPTNRGGPLGFRCARD; encoded by the coding sequence ATGAAACGAGCACTGGTTTACTTGATTCTGGCGGCTGTTGCGGCCCTTGGTTTCCAACAGGCGACATTGGCCCAATCCTCCCAAGCGAAGACCATGACCAACTCCATTGGCATGAAGTTTGTCCTGGTTCCGTCAGGCAGCTTCACGATGGGCTGCAACAAGAATTTCGAAAATTGCTTCGGTAATGATCCCCAGCACCGGGTCACGATCAGCAAGCCGTTTTACTTGGGCACATACGAGGTGACTCAGGAGCAATGGGTGGCGGTTATGGGCAGCAATCCGAGCGAGTTCAAGGGGCGCGATCGGCCGGTTGAGAAAGTGAGCTGGAACGACGCCAAGGAATTCATACGCAGGCTCAACGCGAAGGAAGGGACGAGCGCCTATCGGCTTCCGACCGAGGCGGAATGGGAGTACGCGGCTCGTGCCGGGTCGACAGGCAAGTACTGTTTCGGCGATGACGAGGGCGCTCTTTCCCAGTACGCCTGGTACGATAAAAGTTATGATTCCTGTAAATCTTCCGGGTGCACGAATCCTGTTGGGAAGCTGCGGCCCAATTCCTGGGGTCTCTACGACATGCACGGCAATGTTTGGGAATGGGTGTCGGATTGGTACGGTGAAAGATATTATTCTTCCAGTCCCTCTAGTGACCCGCGTGGCCCGTCGTCGGGAACGTATCGCGTTGTGCGCGGCGGTTGCTGGGGCGACGGCTTCGGCAGGTACCTGCGCGCGTCGTACCGGTACTACGGCGCTCCGACGAACAGGGGCGGCCCTCTGGGTTTCCGTTGCGCCCGGGACTGA